In Argopecten irradians isolate NY unplaced genomic scaffold, Ai_NY scaffold_0193, whole genome shotgun sequence, the genomic stretch AACAAAGGGGATCACCACACACACATTGCTTATTCTGGGTAGAAGATGCTCCAAaactagacaaagatgatgacAGGGATATAATTGAGTTTATAGATAAGTATAATTACTTGTGAAATGCCACCAGATTGTAAATCTGAAATGTATGACATAGTATCTAGTGTGCAACAGCACAGTAAGAACCATTCAAAATCTTGTAGAAAAGGTGATAAAGAGTGCAGATTCAATTTTCCGAGACCACCATCAGAGAGATCATTTATTTCACGTCCCAGAAATGAAACCACAGATGATAATGTGTCGGAGTTTGAGAACGGGTGTACCATGAATAAAGAAGAAGCTAAGGCAATCTTAGATAGTGTTTGGAGAGAAATGTCTAATGACaacaataaatcaacaactcaAGAAATATTTGAAGAGTTGGGAATAACACaggatatttttgaaaatgcatGCAATGCCCTAACCAAAAAAACAGGTGTAACATTGAAAAGAAACCCTGATAGTGTTTGGATTAATCAGTACAATCCCCATCTACTGCGTTGTTGGGATGCAAACATGGacatacagtatgtaacagatgcATATGCTTGTGTGGTTTACATTGTTTCCTATATATCAAAAGCAGAAAGAGAAATAAGTCAAGTTCTAGAGCATGCTCAAACAGAGGCCAGAGATGGAAATACAGATGCTGAACAAGCAATGAAAAAGCTGGGAAGTGCATATCTCCACTACAGGGAAGTCAGTGCTCAAGAGGCAACATATAGAGTGTGTAATCTGAGGCTAAAAGAAAGTTCTAGAAAGGTACAGTTTATTCCTGTGGGGGACAATCCTATTAGAATGAGTTTACCATTGTCAGTTATACGTCAGAAATCCAATGTTGATGAGAGTAATATCTGGATGACAAGTTTAATAGACAGGTACAAGGCTAGACCAAAAAGTGAGGAATTTGAGGAAATGTGTTTAGCAACATTTTGTTCAGAATACAGAGTACTGGCATCTAGTGAGGCGTCTAGAGCAAAACATCAAACTAATGTGTATGCATTGCAAAATGATTTAGGTTTCATAATGAAAAGAACACGTACAGATGCAGCTGTGGTACGATACCCAAGATTTTCCATGACTCGAGCCCCTGAAAAGTATTATCAAAGCGTGTTGCAGCTCTTTTTACCATATCGGACTGACATTCAATTGAAACCAAATATGTTTGAAAGCTATGAAGAATTCTATCAGAGAGGCTGTGTCAAATATAAGACTCAAACAGTGTTGAAAGAAGTGATGGAAATTGTTGAAAATAATCgtttgatatatgaaaaagatATGGAAATCTTAGATGATGCTCAACAAATATTTGAGGAGTGTGGATTGCAAGAAGATGCATGGGCACAGATCTGTCCTGAAACAGAATGTGAACGAATTGAATGCCAACAACAAATGCTACAAATTGATGAGCCTAATGAGGATCTTGGTGGAATTCCAGATTTtattaacaaatgaaaaaaacagCAATATAGAAATTTGTCCAACAGTGATATCAAAACAAGAAGGCCTTGCATTATTACGATCGATGAATGAGAAACAAAGTGAGGTATTTTACAAGATAAGGAAATGGTCTTTAGACAAAATCCATGGTCAAAATCCAGATGCATTCCAACTTTTTGTAACTGGTGGTGCTGGTACAGGAAAGTCACATTTGATAAAAACAGTGTTTTTTGAATTGACAAGACTTTTTGCTCCAACATTGTCTAATCCTGAGGATACTTCAGTACTACTTGTTGCTCCAACTGGTGTCGCAGCTTTCAATATAGGTGGCTCTACTATTCATAATGCATTATCAATACCTGTAGATGCACCACTGACATACCAACCTCTAGGTGATGAGAAGATCAATTCTTTGCGCACAAAACTTGGTCAGTTACAGCTACTTATTATTGACGAAATATCAATGGTTGACAAGAAATTACTGTCCTATATACATGGAAGACTGAGACAAATTAAACAGACAGGTGACCACTCTCCATTTGGTAACGTTAGTATACTTGCTGTAGGAGACTTTTACCAACTTCCTCCTGTTAAAGGAAAGGCTCTGTTTACTAAAGAAATCTGTTATGATTTATGGAATGATAATTTTTCTATAGTACAGTTAGATGAAATAATGCGCCAGAAAGAAGACAAGCAGTTTGCTGATACACTTAACCGATGCAGATTAAAACTTAAGAAGGAAAAGTTAACTCCACAAGACAATGGTTTGCTGTCTGGTAGAGAAACTGGTGAGCTGAGTGATGCTTTACATATATTTCCTTGCAATAATCAAGTTGATGAGCACAACTTGGAGGCATTACATTCTAAGTGTGAAAACCCTGTATGTATTGAAGCAGAGAACTGGTCAAAAGATGAGCGAAGTGGGAAAATGACTAAAGAAGTCGCAGTTTCTGGAAATAAAAGATCATATTCTCTTCAGCAATCATTATGGCTTGCAATAGGAGCACGTGTCATGCTTACCAAAAATGTAGATGTAACAGATGGATTAGTAAATGGGGCATTTGGTATAGTTACAAATCTCGTGACTGATAATTTAGatacaatttcaaaaataaccCACATAGAAGTATGTTTTGACAATAAAAGAATTGGATTAAAACAGGGTATGAAATTTGGAAATGAAGTAAAAGTTATGTTAGACCGTTATGAAGAATATAATGGGCGAAATAAACGATACATCAGAAGACAATTTCCACTTAAACTTGCATGGGCATGTACTGTTCACAAAGTACAAGGGCTTACAACAGAAAAAGCTGTAGTTTCACTGGAAAAAGTGTTTGCACCAGGACAAGCATATGTGGCATTAAGTCGTGTTACATCATTGAATGGACTGACAATAGTTGGTTTTAACGAGAAAGCAATTTTCTGTAACCCCAAAATTAAAGAGGCGATGGAAAACATGCCTTTGTTTCTATGTGACTCTGCTGGAGGAAACCCAGATCTAACTACCATTATTTATCACAATACTGAGggatttttatcacatatcagAGATATAAATGTCAACAGGCAGATACAAACTGCAGATTATTTATGTTTCACAGAAACATGGTTACCAGATTTCACTGGAGGTGATATCAATGTGAAGAATTTCTCACTAGTACATAGTCAATCCAGACAAGAATCCTACAATGTGACGCATGATCTCCACTGTCAACAACATGGCGGAGTAGCAGTATTTACCAGGCATAATGACAAGATTCAACACATAgattttgaaatagaaaaccTGGAATATGTAGCATTTGATGTGAAAGGAGTAACTGTAGTTACTATATATCGTCCTCAGTCATACTGTGTCACAGAATTTAGGAAAACACTTCTTCACTTGTTACAAAAAGTAAATCAACATAGTAAGGGGTCTATCGTATTGGGTGATTTTAACCAGAACATTTTACTTAATACATCTTCATTGAAGAATGCAATGGAAGAAAAAGGTTACAGGCAATATGTTACAGAAGCAACAACTGAACGTGGAACTCTTATTGACCATGTTTATGTAAAGGGTGTTGATATTGGAAATGTTGAGGTGATACCATGTTACTATAGTTTTCATGAAATGGTAAAAGTAAGTTTTTACTGACGTCTTTGTCTAAAAAGCTTATATTTTCATTCTTGCATTTTATGAGAGATATGGAGAAAAAGAGATACAAAATCTGTTAAAATCTTTTGGTAGGCAAGTCAAGATTTGCTGACTGTATTACGTGGGAACTGTCTATGAATTCCATTATAAGCTTGTTTATTAAGACAGTAGCACTTTCTTATAATTAGAACTGTTGATTACAATTGGATGTGAACAgattattagttatatatattgataaacaaagatattttatcagACTATTGAATTATCCGAGTTAGCCCTATATATAGGGCAATTATTCTGTAGAGATCATGTCACCTGTATGACATGACCATAATAGGTAAGTGAATTTAGTTTCTTCACTTTACAAGTTTCATTGTCACAGATAAATTAAAGAATGTAAAGGTAGCTTTATTTGCAGCATACAAAAGTGATAGGTATTCTAGTCACTAGTATAAAATTGAGGTTTAATCTACTTCAGTATGTAATACTATTATATAAAGAATCATATTAATGGTAACACTCTATCTTTCCAGACCAGCCACAGTCAGATCTGCTTGACTTACACCTGTGTTCATATGTGCTGATGGTCCTGTTTTGGTGCATGGTGTTATCATTCTTAAAAACCGGTGTTTGTGGTGCTGACCTGAATGTGATGATCTGTGACTTTATCATCATCGTGGTTGTGAAAAGGTATTCAAAGTTATGCTCTCTAAAAGACGGTATTATGTCTATGGTTAAGATGTAGATGAATATGTCAAGTACTTACATTCTGTAATGGTAGTTACACTGctcattacatacatataaaatgtatgaaCATGTTATTTCagcattgatatatttttacaaacaaGTGACAGACTGTTCTGGAACGTAACACTAGAGAATGATAATACCAGGTATtgctttcattttaaattttgatgtaTTGTTTTTGAAAGGTTAATATTGTTGATAAGCATTAGTAGAAATGATTGAGACATCCATTGAAACTTATCTTGTAGTAACAACAAAGTATTGTAGACCCGTCTGCTGTCTCAACTTGTACAAAACAGAGGTTCTAATTATAGGTAGGTCAACTAAGTAGTTgttgtagaaatattttgtagCTGTAACTCACGACATCATGCAATAAAATTACTATTAAAAAATGTTGCAGAGCTGTCATTATTAGCTCACCTCGTCTGAAGGACCAAGGTTAGCTTATGCTATACCATGGCGTCCGTGTCCGGCCCCTGTCCGTCCATCTGTCAACAATATACTTCTTCTTCACAACCGCTtgagaggcggggccaaaaggggtcaaactggttattttcatgtaaacaacttcttctctgagaCTAAGCATatgatagcactcataatgtaATGGTAGCATGATTATAGGGTGGGTattcaaattgtacaaatgatgaggctgaccccctgggggcgtgaggggtggggtcaaaatgATCCATGTCaaattggctattttcatataaacgactttttttctgaaactaagcatgggatagcactcataatgcaatgttGGCATCCAATTAGGTTGGGggttcaaaattgtacaaagggTTGGGCTGACTTCCCGAGGGCCTGAGgagtggggccaaaaggggtcaaattggctattttcatattaacAACTTCTCTGAAAGTAAACATAGGAAAGCactcataatacaatggtatcattcttatagggtagggattcgAAATTGTACatatgatggggctgactcccggggggcttgaggggcatggccaaaaggggtcaaatagactattttcatataaacggcTACTTCTATGAAAGTAAACATGGAaaagcactcataatgcaacggtagcatccttatagggtgggaattcaaaattgtgaaatgtccagctgacccccgggggcctgaggggcagagctaaagggtcaatttggcaattttcatataaacgacttcttctctgaaacttagGATTGACTAACACTTATAGTCATTTAATATTAATAGTACCATTATATGGTTgggtttcaaaattaaactaatGGTCTGGTCAACTTAGCTATTTCTgattgtaagagtttttgtgatGATTAGTAAAATAAAATCCAGTTGAGTGATACaagccctctgggcctcttgtattctGCTAGGCAATGGAAAACCATGCAGCTATTGTCAGTTTGATAATCTTAGCAAAATCTGTTTGAAGTTAATTCTTCATTTTAGTgaagtgtttttttatttgtagatAAGTTCTTTTTTCATTCTATGACTTTTGCTTAATTTCAGGAAAGAAATTGTGAGTAGTAACTTGTGAAGGAGATGGTGAAAAAGTGCAAACAGATCAGCACCTGCATGATGATTGGCAATACCACCCACTCACTGGTTTGTAATTCTAAATTACTTTATTGGAATGTTAAGTATAATTATGCCAAATATAGCATTGATAAGTAAATTGTATGATACAATTAAACAAAAACCACTTAAAAccataatgtaaattgtgtgatacaATTTTCAAAAACGCTTCAAACCATAATGTATTAGGTTGTTTAAAGAGATTTAGTTCCAGTTCAGTGATAATCAGAAAAACAACTAAGCACAAAATAATGGAGTTGGAGTTAATTTGGAGTCATGAGCATAGTTGGGGTAAGTAGTTaggtttttttcaaatgaatgaccttgactaacCACAGCTTAATCAAGGTTAAGCCTAAGGTTTCTGACTCAAAAGACATGATGGATGAAGTATAATGTACGTAAGCTTGTTTTAAAGACTTCAGTTGCTATGACTTTTACACAAAATTTGACATATCAGAGAGATTTAAGGCtcaaaaaggaaacaaaattaagtatttGTTCTTATTGTCACTTTCTTTTTAAGTTCACTGTTGGGTTGTCTTTGGAAAGAAACCTTTGTTGTCGGTGTGGCCTTGATAATATTGTAACAGTAAGTCTGCAATAAGATTTGCCATCAAAACCATAAAATAAAACGTGTACATCAGTCAtggaattatatataatgtaatcctGTATCCATTCATGTTAGTTAAGAAGAAATAATGTCATTAAAATGTAGTCTTATTACAAGACTTTCACTTTAAAGTGTATAACCTTTGAAACGGTTTCATGTAAAGGtaaatatgttgttgtttttttcacaGGTTGTCCAACactttatttatacatgtaaagaGATGGTAGTGACAGATGAAATGACAAAGACACTGAAGACTGTATACAGCTACTTTCAATGAAGACTGGTGCATCCATACATCAAGAACAATATTGATGCaatttaatagaaaataaatgtaaattatgaaGTGATGTAAACTTGTATGCACCATTTGATTTAAATGGTAGGAACAAAGTCATTTCAAGTTTTTATATGCTGTCAAAGTTAATTTTTAAAGACATGATATTCTTATGTCTGTTTGTAAACTTTTTCTTTCTTCTGGAGATGATCTGGAAAAAAGTTATATTCAACTATAATTACTGGAATTGTAACCCTTTGTTACCTTTTGGTTTTTGCTTCGTAGGACTAcacttgaaaacacattttaaacttcttctcgaCCAAGTGTTGTTTTTAACAGGttgatcagaaatccaagatggccactacagtcgccatcttgaaaacacattttgaacttcttctcaagttctgccagtgcaatttggctgaaacttgtctgAAATTATCCTGATATGGACTTGACAAAGTCTTGTTAAGAAGGCCACTATAACaccatacatgtatctaattgaTTTCTTATATGACTGTTGCCAAGGttgtcagatgactgttaaggcccttgggcctcttactaatttgtaaatgaagaatTCATGACTTATCTAGTTTTATATCAAAACGATGTTCAGGTGATAAATTTGGTTTGCAAAGAATTTCTTTTggtttcatttaaaaatttcatttttacttGTCAACCTTCAGTGCATAGTGTATATCTTGATTTCTTGTTTCACATATTATTTTCCTTACCATACTTTTTTCGATGGTaagttttgttcatttttaaaCTTGGACTGGTTATCTTGATGCAGCTTTAAAAACAACCCAGAATGCaatatgttaattttgttaaGTGCAAATAGAAAATGGAGTATTCCAATTGCCTATAGCCTGTGGGCCATTGTctttacatcagtaaacaatagatGTTATATCACCACTTGTGATGGCGGCCTTTCAGGACTCCAAACTGATGAGAAGTTATACTTGTTGGGTTTACCTTGACCTTGGTTAGACTGGCTGCATTTTGGGAATGATTCGGGGAAAACATGACCGACAGTCGgccattttaaaattaagttaTCACAATTTCTCTTTCACTTAAGCATTATTGGATGATCTGCATACAACATGGCCAATAGGCGGCTATTTATTTGTTGACAAATTAGTTATCTTGGGAAGTACTATTGGGAATTTTAAATTTAAGTTATCTTTTGGCATAGTTTTGAACATGAGCTGAGGCATTTTTCTTAAATTATGTAAGATTCTTTCTTACCGTTTGATTTCATTTCGAGACCGATGGAAAGGCAAAATTGGAAATAAAGAGCAGTTTGGAATTTAGACGAAGTTCGTTGACAGTAGTGTTGGGAATCTGTTCATAATCAATAATTGGTTTTGAACAACCTACTAATTATCTATTTTATAATTGGATACCATTTGCAGAAAACTcctatatctacatgtatatattaaccTTTTAATTTCtctaaaaaaaaagaaagatgaaCAAACAGTGTAAATTgaagcaattttttttctttgattcaaatttgaattattgTCTATCTAACATGTCTTTGGCATTCTGAAATGTGGTTTTGCATATAGATAACACATCATAAAAGTTAAGAACAGTATCAAATAAGcacaagttatctcccattttatTAATCGTTATTACCTTTCATTATTGATGGTCCTTACGAAAATTATATTCGATCGATCATTGATTAAAATGGAGAATCGGTCCAACACTAGTTAATAGTCATGTGTAGTTTCCTATTGTTATTGTAAATGTTTCaatgaaaaaaggaaaagagaAAAGCAGATACACTATTCAATCTTCATTTAACTTTTGAAggttatttctgttttatttacaggtaaattatTCATAGTATGTATTAAATGTTATTGAGGTatgttaattgatatatatttgctTGTTATTGTGTGATAGATATTGAGAAActgtaagtttttattttttttttataaaacaatgtttGCCAGCTCAGGCATGTTACTGATTGTAATACGAATCCGTGCTCGATAGACCATTcacttaattaacaatacactACTTTTCTTGGATTGGCAAtatgtaaaacagatataaacttccattcataaattccctattcattgaGTAATAGTCTTTTGGACCAATCTGAAAGTGGCCTTTCCATTACTGCATTACTTTAAGGCAGTCATGGGAAGCAACCTGTGTGTAGAATACAGACTGTGTATAGAAAACACAGTTCCATCTAGGTCTACTTTTTGACTCTCTGTGTATACACACTTCTGTCTataactttcataatttctgtTAATGATGATAGaaattgga encodes the following:
- the LOC138312052 gene encoding ATP-dependent DNA helicase PIF1-like, whose translation is MMLNKYLRSVDCKKMHGHRSVLKQNVNELNANNKCYKLMSLMRILVEFQILLTNEKNSNIEICPTVISKQEGLALLRSMNEKQSEVFYKIRKWSLDKIHGQNPDAFQLFVTGGAGTGKSHLIKTVFFELTRLFAPTLSNPEDTSVLLVAPTGVAAFNIGGSTIHNALSIPVDAPLTYQPLGDEKINSLRTKLGQLQLLIIDEISMVDKKLLSYIHGRLRQIKQTGDHSPFGNVSILAVGDFYQLPPVKGKALFTKEICYDLWNDNFSIVQLDEIMRQKEDKQFADTLNRCRLKLKKEKLTPQDNGLLSGRETGELSDALHIFPCNNQVDEHNLEALHSKCENPVCIEAENWSKDERSGKMTKEVAVSGNKRSYSLQQSLWLAIGARVMLTKNVDVTDGLVNGAFGIVTNLVTDNLDTISKITHIEVCFDNKRIGLKQGMKFGNEVKVMLDRYEEYNGRNKRYIRRQFPLKLAWACTVHKVQGLTTEKAVVSLEKVFAPGQAYVALSRVTSLNGLTIVGFNEKAIFCNPKIKEAMENMPLFLCDSAGGNPDLTTIIYHNTEGFLSHIRDINVNRQIQTADYLCFTETWLPDFTGGDINVKNFSLVHSQSRQESYNVTHDLHCQQHGGVAVFTRHNDKIQHIDFEIENLEYVAFDVKGVTVVTIYRPQSYCVTEFRKTLLHLLQKVNQHSKGSIVLGDFNQNILLNTSSLKNAMEEKGYRQYVTEATTERGTLIDHVYVKGVDIGNVEVIPCYYSFHEMVKVSFY